Proteins from one Osmerus mordax isolate fOsmMor3 chromosome 21, fOsmMor3.pri, whole genome shotgun sequence genomic window:
- the LOC136965087 gene encoding zinc finger protein 776-like, whose product MNSTGRAREPGAITNISVQSITAKMSKSDLFREFISEILSTAALEIFGGVEKTLAEYKEEISRSEEERKRLQRLLDVVTQPEIKLHRTEVQQLSLPEPPQIKEEQELWTSQEEEQLQGLQSETTDSILISSSVEHDSDQEGSSECSHLVQIVKVEDREGDSLSTNTTEKIKAEIHVQDSAAPEPGSHSQPFSVVAPDCPAAQSLEEHGRVMLLQNRTQNNEALPRDNRPQGSHTRKTIHQCQQCNRTFISESHLIKHMRTHTGERPFHCQQCNKQFAQKCHLVDHMRTHTGEKPFQCQQCNKTFSQKSSLVDHRRTHTGEKPYQCQHCSKRFAYKCNLVGHTRTHTGERPFRCQQCNKTFRQQSALVDHMRMHTGEKPYRCRECNESFMRRPQFLVHVRKHTGEQPFQCQECNRTFIWKYLLVRHMMRTSECQECNNTFCKKSDFDDHMRTHTGQLSY is encoded by the exons ATGAACTCTACTGGGCGAGCGAGAGAGCCAGGAGCTATTACAAACATCTCTGTACAAAGTATTACTGCCAAAATGTCTAAATCAGATTTATTTAGAGAATTTATCAGTGAGATATTATCAACGGCAGCTTTGGAGATTTTCGGAGGAGTTGAAAAAACGCTTGCTGAGTACAAAGAAGAAATCTCTCgctccgaggaggagaggaagcggcTACAACGGCTGTTGGACGTTGTTACTCAACCCGAGATCAAGCTACACCGAACAG AagtgcagcagctctctctcccggagcccccacagattaaagaggaacaggagctgtggaccagtcaggaggaagagcagctccaaggactgcagtctgaaacCACAGACTCCATACTCATTTCTTCCAGTGTGGAACATGATTCTGATCAGGAGGGTTCCTCTGAATGTTCACATCTTGTCCAGATTGTTAaagtggaggacagagaaggagactctCTATCCACCAACACAACTGAGAAAATCAAAGCAGAGATTCATGTACAAGACTCTGCAGCACCAGAACCAGGCAGTCACTCTCAGCCCTTCTCTGTTGTAGCTCCAGACTGTCCTGCAGCTCAGAGTTTGGAGGAACATGGAAGAGTGATGCTtttacagaacagaacacaaaacaatgaGGCTCTTCCAAGGGACAATAGACCACAGGGAAGTCacacaagaaaaacaatacatcagtgtcaacaatgtaacagaaCTTTTATATCTGAATCTCATTTGATCAAgcacatgagaacacacacaggagagagaccttttcattgtcaacaatgtaacaaacaatTTGCTCAAAAATGTCATCTTGTTGatcacatgagaacacacacaggagaaaaaccttttcagtgtcaacaatgtaacaaaactTTTAGTCAGAAATCTAGTTTGGTTGATCataggaggacacacacaggagaaaaaccaTATCAGTGTCAACATTGTAGCAAACGTTTTGCTTATAAGTGTAATCTAGTGGGACAcactaggacacacacaggagagagaccttTTCGGTGTCAACAGTGTAACAAGACCTTTCGACAGCAGTCTGCTTTGGTTGACCACATGAGGatgcacacaggagagaaaccgtaTCGGTGTCGAGAATGTAACGAAAGTTTCATGCGGAGGCCTCAGTTTCTTGTTCATGtgaggaaacacacaggagagcaACCATTTCAGTGTCAGGAATGTAACAGAACATTCATTTGGAAGTATCTGTTGGTTCGTCACATGATGAGAACATCGGAATGTCAAGAATGTAACAATACATTCTGCAAGAAGAGTGACTTTGATGATCACATGAGGACGCACACGGGACAGTTATCTTATTAA